One region of Campylobacter concisus genomic DNA includes:
- a CDS encoding rod shape-determining protein, whose amino-acid sequence MFLDQVIGFFSSDMGIDLGTANTLVLVKDKGIIINEPSVVAVRREKYGKQKILAVGHAAKEMVGKTPGDIEAIRPMRDGVIADFDMTERMIRYFIEKTHKRKSFLRPRIIISVPYGLTQVERKAVRESALSAGAREVFLIEEPMAAAIGANLPVREPQGNLVVDIGGGTTEIGVVSLGGLVISKSIRTAGDKIDISIVNYIKEKYNLLIGERTGEEIKITVGSAVQLEKELSVVVKGRDQVSGLLSRVELTSEDVREAMREPLKEIADALKTVLEMMPPDLAGDIVETGIVLTGGGALIRGLDKFLSDIVKLPVFVADEPLLAVARGTGKALEEIGLLQQLTNEE is encoded by the coding sequence ATGTTTTTAGATCAGGTTATAGGTTTTTTCTCAAGTGATATGGGCATAGATCTCGGTACGGCAAATACACTTGTTTTGGTAAAAGATAAAGGCATAATAATAAATGAACCTTCTGTTGTTGCAGTAAGGCGTGAGAAATATGGCAAACAAAAAATTTTAGCGGTCGGACATGCTGCAAAAGAGATGGTAGGAAAAACTCCAGGCGATATTGAGGCGATAAGGCCGATGAGAGATGGTGTTATTGCGGATTTTGATATGACTGAGCGCATGATACGCTATTTTATAGAAAAGACACACAAAAGAAAAAGCTTTTTACGCCCAAGGATCATCATCTCGGTTCCTTATGGACTAACTCAGGTCGAAAGAAAGGCCGTTAGAGAAAGTGCCTTAAGCGCTGGAGCAAGAGAAGTATTTTTGATCGAAGAGCCTATGGCAGCAGCGATTGGCGCAAATTTACCAGTTCGTGAGCCACAAGGTAACCTAGTAGTTGATATCGGTGGCGGTACGACTGAGATAGGCGTTGTCTCGCTTGGTGGTCTAGTTATTTCAAAATCAATCCGCACAGCTGGCGATAAGATTGATATTAGCATTGTTAATTATATAAAAGAGAAATATAACTTACTAATAGGTGAGAGAACAGGCGAGGAGATAAAGATCACCGTAGGTTCTGCCGTGCAGCTTGAAAAAGAGCTAAGCGTAGTGGTAAAAGGTCGCGACCAGGTAAGTGGTCTTTTAAGTAGAGTCGAGCTAACAAGCGAAGATGTGAGAGAGGCGATGAGAGAGCCACTAAAAGAGATTGCAGATGCGCTTAAAACCGTGCTTGAGATGATGCCGCCTGATCTTGCTGGCGATATCGTGGAGACTGGTATCGTACTAACTGGCGGCGGAGCGCTTATTAGAGGACTTGATAAATTTTTATCTGATATCGTTAAACTTCCAGTTTTTGTAGCTGACGAGCCACTCCTTGCGGTTGCTAGAGGAACGGGCAAGGCACTTGAAGAGATTGGGCTTTTACAACAGCTGACAAATGAAGAGTAA
- the mreC gene encoding rod shape-determining protein MreC, with protein sequence MKSKIVLFVFIALLATASVFKGEILSNLSIGFSNYATNSYDNFAKSVKDYINEYFRQASEIEKLRAQNEELERSATLLSTFANELNQILKDKNSTAYAPAVKLVKGLSYVHIGDYNKIWISEFEGYDPNKIYGLIYQGNSAGIVIAKDGKPLAYLQNDPKSIFAVYIGNDKIPGVAHGNQGQIMVKFIPQWLSPKEGDEVFTSGLDGIFFSGVPVGRVSKILKESSYQSVIVEPYAKLNIPNYLYVVTKEK encoded by the coding sequence ATGAAGAGTAAGATTGTTCTTTTTGTTTTTATAGCATTGCTTGCTACGGCCTCAGTTTTTAAGGGAGAAATTTTAAGTAATCTTTCTATCGGGTTTAGTAACTATGCTACAAATTCATACGACAATTTTGCTAAAAGTGTGAAAGACTATATAAACGAATATTTTAGGCAGGCTAGCGAGATAGAAAAACTAAGAGCGCAAAATGAAGAGCTAGAGCGCTCAGCCACGCTTCTTTCTACTTTTGCGAACGAGCTAAATCAAATTTTAAAAGATAAAAACTCGACTGCCTACGCCCCAGCTGTAAAGCTAGTAAAAGGGCTTAGCTACGTGCATATCGGGGATTATAATAAAATTTGGATAAGTGAGTTTGAAGGATACGACCCAAATAAAATTTACGGGCTCATCTATCAAGGAAATAGCGCTGGTATCGTCATCGCAAAAGATGGCAAGCCGCTAGCTTACTTGCAAAATGACCCAAAAAGTATATTTGCGGTTTATATAGGAAATGACAAAATTCCAGGCGTCGCGCATGGAAATCAAGGCCAAATAATGGTGAAATTTATCCCACAATGGCTCAGCCCAAAAGAGGGCGACGAGGTCTTTACGAGTGGGCTTGACGGGATATTTTTTAGTGGGGTGCCAGTAGGGCGCGTGAGTAAAATTTTAAAAGAGAGCTCCTATCAAAGTGTGATAGTTGAGCCCTATGCAAAGCTAAACATACCAAACTACCTATACGTTGTTACAAAGGAAAAATAA
- the carB gene encoding carbamoyl-phosphate synthase large subunit: MPKRTDINTILLIGSGPIVIGQACEFDYSGTQAAKTLKELGYRVVLINSNPATIMTDPNFADATYIEPITKDSILRIIEKEKIDAILPTMGGQVALNAAMEVFESGLLKDVKFLGANPEAIKKGEDRQIFKATMQKIGMDLPESRYAYNMDDALNAANEIGFPLIIRASYTLGGAGSGVAYNMDEFKELANTGLDASPIHEILIEESLLGWKEYEMEVIRDRNDNCIIVCSIENFDPMGVHTGDSITVAPALTLTDKEYQAMRDASFAILREIGVDTGGSNVQFAIDPKSGRMIVIEMNPRVSRSSALASKATGYPIAKVATLLAVGFSLDEIKNDITGTPASFEPVIDYIVTKIPRFTFEKFPGSNPYLGTAMKSVGEVMAIGRTFKESIQKALCSLERDLCGFNSLSLEKNALIYGIRNANERRILYLAQAFRDGFSVAEVHEFSKIDPWFLEQIYEIVKFEDKIDMDILNNEELLREAKSMGFSDKMIAVLINEKDDLELSQNDIYFARQKLGIELEYNEVDTCAGEFKALTPYLYSSTNITKFPKKELAKDAKKVMIIGGGPNRIGQGIEFDYCCVHASYALRDLGVKTIMYNCNPETVSTDYDTSDILYFEPIDFEHVRSVIEREKPDGVIVHFGGQTPLKFAKRLSVIGAKIIGTTARVIDVAEDRKKFSEFINKIGVLQPKNDTATSLEEALQKATTIGYPVLVRPSYVLGGRAMRRVHNESELKEYMSEAVKVSNHSPVLLDKFLQDAKELDVDAICDGKEVYIGAIMEHIEEAGIHSGDSACILPPMSLSDEMIKKVEKQTRDIALNLGVIGLMNIQFAIYENELYMIEVNPRASRTVPFVSKATGVPMAKVATRVMWQGNLREALKFYDDYRVVYEDGDILKPRVSSHICVKECVLPFNKLSGADLILGPEMKSTGEVMGISHDFASSFAKSQIAASNTLPSKGRVFLTLADGDKSYAPDLARELIALGFSVIATGGTHKILSEAGVEAEFVYKISEGRPNVEDRLKNGDIALVINTSDTKSSVDDGKKIRQNVLRFKIPYFTTIRAALAAAKSLSAVQTGKALEVKSLQEYLSEK; encoded by the coding sequence ATGCCAAAAAGAACAGATATAAATACCATTTTGCTAATCGGCTCAGGACCTATCGTCATCGGTCAAGCCTGCGAATTTGACTACTCAGGCACGCAAGCAGCCAAGACGCTAAAGGAGCTTGGATACCGCGTAGTGCTTATCAACTCAAACCCAGCCACCATCATGACTGACCCAAATTTTGCCGATGCAACGTATATTGAGCCGATCACAAAAGATAGTATTTTAAGGATCATCGAAAAAGAAAAAATAGATGCTATCTTACCAACGATGGGTGGTCAAGTAGCACTAAATGCTGCTATGGAGGTCTTTGAGAGCGGTCTTTTAAAGGATGTGAAATTTCTTGGTGCAAACCCAGAAGCGATAAAAAAGGGTGAAGATAGACAAATTTTTAAAGCAACCATGCAAAAGATCGGTATGGATCTGCCTGAGAGTAGATATGCTTATAACATGGACGACGCGCTAAATGCAGCAAATGAGATAGGCTTTCCGCTCATCATAAGAGCTAGCTATACGCTTGGTGGCGCAGGAAGTGGCGTGGCTTATAATATGGACGAGTTTAAAGAGCTAGCCAACACCGGCCTTGACGCAAGCCCGATACATGAAATTTTGATAGAAGAGAGCTTGCTTGGCTGGAAAGAGTACGAGATGGAGGTCATTAGAGATAGAAACGATAACTGCATCATCGTCTGCTCGATCGAAAATTTTGACCCAATGGGCGTTCATACAGGTGATAGCATCACGGTCGCACCAGCACTCACACTCACAGATAAAGAGTATCAGGCTATGCGTGACGCTAGCTTTGCCATACTTCGTGAGATCGGTGTTGATACTGGTGGCAGCAACGTGCAGTTTGCCATAGACCCAAAAAGTGGCCGCATGATCGTTATCGAGATGAACCCGCGCGTAAGCCGCAGCTCAGCGTTAGCAAGTAAAGCTACTGGCTATCCTATCGCAAAAGTCGCGACGCTGCTTGCAGTTGGTTTTAGTCTAGATGAGATCAAAAACGACATCACAGGCACGCCTGCTAGCTTTGAGCCGGTGATTGACTACATCGTGACAAAAATTCCACGCTTTACATTTGAGAAATTTCCAGGATCAAACCCATATCTAGGCACTGCGATGAAGTCAGTTGGCGAGGTTATGGCCATTGGCAGGACATTTAAAGAGAGTATCCAAAAGGCGCTTTGCAGCTTAGAGCGTGATCTTTGCGGATTTAACAGCCTTAGTTTAGAGAAAAACGCTTTGATTTATGGCATCAGAAATGCAAATGAGAGGAGAATTTTATATCTAGCGCAAGCCTTTAGAGATGGCTTTAGTGTGGCTGAAGTGCATGAGTTTAGCAAGATCGATCCTTGGTTTTTAGAGCAAATTTACGAGATAGTTAAATTTGAAGATAAGATCGACATGGATATATTAAACAACGAAGAGCTGCTACGAGAGGCTAAAAGCATGGGCTTTTCAGACAAGATGATAGCTGTGCTTATAAATGAAAAAGATGATCTTGAGCTTAGTCAAAATGATATCTATTTTGCTAGGCAAAAGCTTGGCATCGAGCTTGAATACAACGAGGTTGATACTTGTGCGGGCGAATTTAAGGCGCTAACGCCGTATCTCTATTCATCTACAAATATCACTAAATTTCCTAAAAAAGAGCTAGCAAAAGATGCTAAAAAGGTGATGATAATAGGCGGCGGCCCAAATAGGATCGGACAGGGCATAGAGTTTGACTACTGTTGCGTGCATGCAAGCTACGCCCTAAGAGACCTTGGCGTAAAAACGATAATGTACAACTGCAACCCAGAAACCGTCTCAACCGATTACGATACGAGCGATATCTTGTACTTTGAGCCGATTGATTTTGAGCACGTTAGATCAGTCATTGAGCGTGAAAAGCCAGACGGTGTGATCGTGCATTTTGGCGGTCAAACCCCGCTTAAATTTGCAAAACGCCTAAGCGTGATCGGCGCAAAGATCATCGGAACAACTGCAAGAGTGATCGACGTGGCCGAAGATAGAAAGAAATTTAGCGAATTTATAAATAAAATTGGCGTTCTTCAGCCTAAAAATGACACCGCCACAAGCCTAGAAGAAGCCTTACAAAAGGCCACTACTATCGGCTATCCAGTGCTTGTTCGCCCAAGCTACGTTCTAGGCGGTAGGGCGATGAGAAGGGTGCATAACGAGAGCGAGCTAAAAGAGTATATGAGCGAAGCGGTCAAAGTTAGTAATCACTCACCAGTACTACTTGATAAATTTTTACAAGATGCAAAAGAGCTCGACGTAGACGCGATATGTGATGGCAAAGAGGTCTATATTGGCGCGATAATGGAGCACATCGAGGAGGCTGGAATTCACTCTGGCGACTCAGCTTGCATATTACCACCGATGAGTTTAAGTGATGAAATGATAAAAAAAGTGGAGAAGCAAACCAGAGATATCGCGCTAAATTTAGGCGTTATTGGCCTTATGAATATCCAGTTTGCCATCTATGAAAACGAGCTTTATATGATAGAGGTAAATCCTCGAGCGAGTAGGACTGTGCCGTTTGTGAGCAAGGCTACTGGCGTGCCTATGGCAAAGGTGGCTACGAGAGTCATGTGGCAAGGAAATTTACGTGAGGCTCTCAAATTTTATGATGATTACAGGGTTGTTTATGAGGACGGTGACATCCTAAAACCTCGCGTAAGTTCGCATATTTGTGTAAAAGAGTGTGTATTGCCATTTAACAAGCTAAGTGGGGCCGATCTCATCCTTGGCCCTGAGATGAAGAGTACGGGTGAGGTAATGGGCATAAGCCACGATTTTGCAAGCTCATTTGCAAAGAGCCAGATCGCTGCGAGCAACACTTTGCCAAGCAAGGGCAGGGTCTTTTTAACGCTGGCTGATGGCGACAAATCTTATGCGCCAGACCTTGCAAGAGAGCTAATAGCACTTGGTTTTAGTGTCATCGCAACTGGTGGTACGCATAAAATTTTAAGCGAAGCTGGCGTGGAGGCTGAGTTTGTCTATAAGATAAGTGAGGGCAGACCAAATGTCGAAGATAGGCTTAAAAACGGCGACATCGCACTTGTCATCAATACAAGCGATACAAAATCAAGCGTGGATGATGGCAAAAAGATCCGCCAAAATGTGCTTAGATTTAAAATTCCATATTTTACAACGATCCGTGCAGCACTAGCGGCTGCTAAGTCCCTAAGTGCGGTTCAAACTGGTAAAGCACTCGAGGTAAAAAGCTTGCAAGAGTATCTAAGCGAGAAATGA
- a CDS encoding DpnD/PcfM family protein, translating into MKEFEVEIVETSAKRVVIKAKNKEEACKIARAAYENSEIVLGAEDFVCADFKTTIADEPKTKL; encoded by the coding sequence ATGAAAGAATTTGAAGTAGAGATCGTCGAAACCTCGGCGAAGAGAGTCGTTATTAAAGCGAAAAATAAAGAAGAAGCGTGTAAGATCGCCCGGGCGGCTTACGAAAATAGCGAGATCGTTTTAGGTGCGGAGGACTTCGTTTGTGCGGATTTTAAAACGACGATCGCGGACGAGCCGAAAACTAAATTATAG
- a CDS encoding DpnII family type II restriction endonuclease, with protein sequence MEPNLTNFSDFLRSLRKTNASLGYFTDFNKCGENLKAVSIKLHTLDFLLGSKDLKTDIFTLKIL encoded by the coding sequence ATGGAACCGAATTTAACGAATTTTAGCGACTTTTTACGCTCGCTTAGAAAGACGAACGCGAGCCTTGGCTACTTTACCGACTTTAACAAATGCGGCGAAAATCTAAAAGCCGTTTCTATCAAGCTTCATACGCTTGATTTTTTACTCGGTTCAAAAGATTTGAAAACCGATATTTTCACTCTTAAAATACTCTGA
- a CDS encoding type II restriction endonuclease: protein MKADIFTLFKQSKECFDTLNLLIAVRDKNTDVVATSGELTKLKAYFESPDKIYEFCKETGLDKIFMDAKIKNLHDYVFGVEVGLDTNARKNRGGVNFSRTISEYFKSENIGFQIF from the coding sequence TTGAAAGCCGATATTTTCACTCTTTTTAAGCAAAGTAAAGAGTGCTTTGATACGCTAAATTTGCTCATAGCCGTTCGAGATAAAAATACGGATGTGGTCGCGACAAGCGGCGAATTAACAAAGCTGAAAGCGTATTTTGAAAGCCCCGATAAAATTTACGAGTTTTGTAAAGAAACCGGACTGGATAAAATTTTTATGGATGCAAAGATAAAAAATTTACACGATTACGTATTTGGCGTAGAAGTCGGACTCGATACGAACGCGCGAAAAAATCGAGGCGGCGTAAATTTCTCGCGAACGATTTCAGAGTATTTTAAGAGTGAAAATATCGGTTTTCAAATCTTTTGA
- a CDS encoding DpnII family type II restriction endonuclease, whose translation MLKKSENIGFQTEVSSKKFALNLGSDQKIFDFVITADGITYLIEANFYSTGGSKLNEVARSYIEIAQKISLCGGYKFIWITDGQGWCAAKNKLEEAYKSVKIYNLSTLHYFVKELKNV comes from the coding sequence TTGCTTAAAAAGAGTGAAAATATCGGCTTTCAAACCGAAGTTAGTAGTAAAAAATTTGCTCTAAATTTAGGAAGCGATCAAAAGATTTTTGATTTCGTTATAACCGCGGACGGCATAACGTATCTGATAGAGGCGAATTTTTATAGCACGGGCGGCTCGAAGCTAAACGAGGTCGCAAGATCTTACATCGAAATAGCGCAAAAAATCTCGCTTTGCGGCGGATATAAATTTATTTGGATAACGGACGGACAGGGCTGGTGTGCCGCTAAAAACAAGCTTGAAGAGGCATACAAAAGCGTTAAAATTTATAATCTTTCTACGCTTCATTATTTCGTAAAAGAGCTTAAAAATGTTTAA
- a CDS encoding DNA-methyltransferase, with amino-acid sequence MFKLSDDFKLFKGDCFEILPKFKGEFDLIFADPPYFLSNDGLSIQSGKIVSVNKGDWDKSYGIDEIDKFNLEWLALAKDALTDNGSVMISGTYHNIFSIGRALQKLDYKILNVITWQKTNPPPNFSCRYLTHSTEQIIWARKDERHKHIFNYELMKRINGDKQMKDVWSFAAIAPWEKACGKHPTQKPLSLLIRLILMASNENSVICDPFAGSATTGIAANLLGRNFVGIEKGQEFIDIALKRKAELEANFINFRDKFSDIKMLESLKFV; translated from the coding sequence ATGTTTAAGCTATCCGATGATTTTAAGCTTTTTAAAGGCGATTGTTTTGAGATTTTGCCTAAATTTAAGGGAGAGTTTGACCTTATTTTTGCCGACCCGCCGTATTTTCTCTCAAATGATGGACTTAGCATTCAAAGCGGAAAAATCGTAAGTGTAAATAAAGGTGATTGGGACAAAAGCTACGGTATTGACGAAATAGATAAATTTAACCTCGAGTGGCTAGCACTTGCCAAAGATGCACTCACGGACAACGGCAGCGTAATGATAAGCGGAACGTATCACAATATTTTTTCGATCGGCCGGGCGCTGCAAAAACTAGACTACAAAATCCTAAACGTCATCACTTGGCAAAAGACTAATCCGCCGCCGAATTTTAGCTGTAGGTATCTAACGCATAGTACTGAGCAGATCATTTGGGCTAGAAAAGATGAGAGACATAAACACATCTTTAACTATGAGCTTATGAAGCGGATAAATGGAGATAAGCAGATGAAAGATGTGTGGAGTTTTGCTGCGATTGCTCCTTGGGAGAAAGCATGTGGTAAGCATCCTACACAAAAACCACTTTCGCTTTTGATAAGGCTTATTTTGATGGCAAGTAATGAAAATAGTGTCATTTGTGATCCATTTGCAGGCTCTGCAACAACTGGTATAGCTGCAAATTTACTAGGTAGAAATTTTGTAGGTATTGAAAAAGGGCAAGAATTTATAGATATTGCACTTAAGCGAAAGGCTGAGCTAGAAGCAAATTTTATAAATTTTAGAGATAAATTTAGTGATATAAAAATGCTTGAGAGCTTAAAATTTGTCTAG
- a CDS encoding isoleucyl-tRNA synthetase encodes MKILNAFFTGIIFVLAPIFTLFVGIYNNYFSYYGINEYFNVIFVDNVPFLWLLPVFFIFGYCFFYAPFRKIFRAFYLVLLIVCAFSWYPDFGRTLGENYFMSKSLSLDISSNLENEQKTDGKILYDGRREIYFLRSDNNKVVKISK; translated from the coding sequence ATGAAAATTTTAAATGCTTTTTTTACGGGTATTATATTTGTCCTTGCTCCTATTTTTACGCTATTTGTTGGAATTTACAACAACTACTTTTCTTACTATGGCATAAACGAGTATTTTAATGTTATTTTTGTTGATAACGTGCCTTTCTTATGGCTTTTGCCAGTATTTTTTATATTTGGGTATTGCTTTTTTTACGCGCCTTTTAGAAAAATTTTTAGAGCCTTTTATTTAGTTTTGCTGATAGTTTGTGCTTTTAGTTGGTATCCTGACTTTGGACGCACTTTAGGAGAGAATTATTTTATGAGCAAATCGCTATCTTTAGATATCTCATCAAATTTAGAAAATGAGCAAAAGACTGATGGAAAGATACTTTATGATGGACGAAGAGAAATTTATTTTTTAAGAAGCGATAATAATAAAGTCGTTAAAATTTCAAAGTAA
- a CDS encoding DUF507 family protein codes for MRLKLPHVPYISHKIAIDLLNCGFVRLNKGIEPIVAKTSEILTVDIQKERALDERVNELLEKNEDEMQTMQIDRKNMFWLVKKKLAGEFNVILTHEDRFSNIAHKVLETIWKSGLVDYNVSENRVKNVIYNSIDEYLKSYEKIEDDVYEMIQNYKHKLIPGTDEYDLVFERLYQDELKKRGML; via the coding sequence ATGCGTTTAAAACTCCCACACGTTCCGTATATTTCACATAAAATAGCAATAGATCTTCTAAATTGTGGTTTCGTAAGACTAAATAAAGGCATTGAGCCAATCGTAGCAAAAACAAGTGAAATTTTAACAGTCGATATTCAAAAAGAAAGAGCTTTAGATGAGCGAGTAAATGAGCTTTTGGAGAAAAATGAAGACGAGATGCAAACTATGCAAATTGACCGCAAAAATATGTTTTGGCTCGTTAAAAAGAAGCTTGCAGGCGAATTTAATGTAATCTTAACCCACGAAGATAGATTTAGTAATATCGCTCACAAAGTGCTTGAAACTATTTGGAAGAGTGGTCTTGTTGATTATAATGTATCTGAAAATCGTGTAAAAAATGTGATTTATAACTCAATAGACGAGTACTTAAAAAGCTATGAGAAGATAGAAGATGATGTTTATGAAATGATACAAAATTATAAACATAAGCTAATTCCAGGAACTGATGAATATGATCTTGTCTTTGAGCGTTTATATCAAGATGAGCTTAAAAAAAGAGGCATGCTTTAA
- the carA gene encoding glutamine-hydrolyzing carbamoyl-phosphate synthase small subunit produces MKAYIYIENGVFLEAKAFGAHGECAGELVFNTSMTGYEEIMSDPSYAGQFIVFTMPEIGIVGINEDDMESLRIHASGVIMRSYNETPSNYRSQKSLGKFFEEQGKFGVYDVDTRYLTKMLRDEGALMAYISTQISDKDELKRRLESSGRIENINYVKTVSAMDEYEHKKGAWDRNLKSYKPLKSIGKKIAVFDFGVKRNILNELCETGLEVIVVPHDTKAEILIEKFKNGEINGVFLSNGPGEPKNLKAEIGEIKKMIEARIPIFGICLGHQLLSNAFGYETYKLKFGQHGANHPVLNLETKAIEITTQNHNYNVPESIAEVAVVTHRNLFDNTIEGVRYKEYPIFSVQHHPEASGGPSESKYIFKQFLEIL; encoded by the coding sequence ATGAAAGCTTATATCTACATTGAAAATGGTGTTTTTTTAGAAGCAAAAGCTTTTGGTGCTCATGGTGAGTGTGCAGGTGAGCTCGTTTTTAATACCTCGATGACTGGCTATGAAGAGATCATGAGCGATCCAAGCTATGCTGGTCAGTTTATCGTCTTTACGATGCCAGAAATAGGCATAGTAGGTATAAATGAAGATGATATGGAGAGCCTTAGAATTCACGCAAGTGGCGTCATAATGAGGAGCTACAACGAGACTCCGTCAAATTACCGCTCGCAAAAATCTTTGGGTAAATTTTTCGAAGAGCAGGGCAAATTTGGCGTTTATGACGTTGATACTAGGTATTTAACAAAGATGCTACGTGACGAGGGCGCACTTATGGCCTATATTTCAACGCAAATAAGTGATAAAGATGAGCTAAAACGCAGGCTTGAGAGTAGTGGGCGTATCGAAAATATAAACTACGTAAAAACAGTTAGTGCGATGGACGAGTACGAACATAAAAAAGGCGCTTGGGATAGAAATTTAAAGTCATATAAGCCGTTAAAAAGTATTGGTAAAAAGATAGCTGTTTTTGACTTTGGTGTAAAGAGAAATATCTTAAATGAGCTATGTGAAACTGGTCTTGAAGTCATTGTCGTGCCACACGACACTAAGGCTGAAATTTTGATAGAAAAATTTAAAAATGGCGAGATAAATGGGGTATTCTTATCAAATGGTCCTGGTGAGCCAAAAAATTTAAAGGCTGAAATAGGCGAGATCAAAAAGATGATTGAGGCTAGGATACCTATATTTGGCATTTGTCTTGGACATCAGCTACTATCAAACGCCTTTGGATACGAGACATATAAGCTTAAATTTGGTCAGCATGGAGCAAATCACCCAGTGCTAAATTTAGAGACAAAGGCGATCGAGATAACAACACAAAATCACAACTACAACGTACCTGAAAGTATCGCAGAAGTAGCAGTTGTGACGCATAGAAATTTATTTGACAACACGATCGAAGGTGTGAGATACAAAGAATATCCGATCTTTTCAGTTCAGCACCACCCAGAAGCAAGTGGCGGTCCAAGCGAGAGCAAATATATATTTAAGCAGTTTTTAGAAATTTTATAA
- a CDS encoding sulfite exporter TauE/SafE family protein: MQNINLYMIISVAFLSSFSHCVGMCSGFLSLQTLFFKGKNKIEILMLSTLYSLARIFAYIVLGALLGAFGAVISFNMQARGVIFFIVGLMIAFIGIALLFRGELLKFVENQKALNFVARIAKTRIQKKNLTNFLLLGFLNGFLPCGVVYYFLALGILSANFIDSVFIMLVFGLCTLPAMLLASFVFGILNEKFKDIMFKISASIMIINGIYLSFLGYRANA; this comes from the coding sequence ATGCAAAACATAAACCTTTACATGATTATCTCAGTTGCATTTTTAAGTAGCTTTAGTCATTGTGTAGGTATGTGCAGCGGATTTTTGAGTTTACAGACTCTATTTTTTAAAGGTAAGAATAAAATAGAAATTTTAATGCTAAGTACGCTTTATAGTCTAGCTAGAATTTTTGCTTATATAGTTTTAGGAGCTTTACTTGGCGCCTTTGGAGCTGTTATTAGCTTTAACATGCAAGCAAGAGGCGTGATATTTTTCATAGTTGGCTTAATGATCGCGTTTATCGGCATTGCCTTACTTTTTAGGGGTGAACTTTTAAAATTTGTAGAGAATCAAAAGGCGCTTAATTTTGTAGCAAGAATTGCAAAAACAAGGATTCAAAAGAAAAATTTAACAAATTTTTTATTACTTGGTTTTTTAAATGGCTTTTTGCCTTGTGGTGTGGTTTATTATTTTTTGGCACTTGGGATTTTAAGTGCAAATTTTATTGATTCGGTTTTTATAATGCTTGTATTTGGTCTTTGTACATTGCCAGCTATGCTTTTAGCTAGCTTTGTATTTGGAATTTTAAATGAAAAATTTAAAGACATAATGTTTAAGATCTCAGCTAGCATAATGATAATAAATGGAATTTATCTATCATTTTTAGGATATAGAGCAAATGCTTAA
- a CDS encoding response regulator transcription factor, whose translation MSKILNNLTVLIVENEGDGKKIVQEVMRDKFEKVITAQNGDEGLKKFKKYNPNMVITDVFMPIMNGLDMAKSIKEISKDTPIIVFSTNSEKETLLKAIDVGIDKYVLKPIDLDDFLVTLENVAKNKIETANIIQVTNGYSFNKIKRVLIRDGVEISLTKKELAFISLLIKRLGTLVLHDEIKNVVWVGESVTEAAIRTFVKRVRDKVGSNFIKNVPGLGYKIDRRLS comes from the coding sequence ATGAGCAAGATTCTTAATAATCTAACTGTTCTTATCGTTGAGAATGAGGGAGATGGTAAAAAAATAGTACAAGAAGTTATGCGAGATAAATTCGAAAAAGTTATCACTGCTCAAAATGGCGATGAAGGACTTAAGAAATTTAAAAAATATAATCCAAATATGGTTATAACAGATGTTTTTATGCCTATAATGAATGGTCTTGATATGGCTAAAAGCATTAAAGAAATTTCAAAAGATACACCTATTATAGTTTTTAGTACAAATAGTGAAAAAGAAACACTTCTAAAAGCGATAGATGTTGGTATTGATAAATACGTTTTAAAGCCGATTGATCTTGATGATTTTTTAGTTACGTTAGAAAATGTCGCTAAAAATAAGATAGAAACAGCAAATATTATTCAGGTTACAAATGGATATAGTTTTAATAAAATAAAACGTGTGCTTATCAGAGATGGTGTTGAAATTTCTCTTACAAAAAAAGAGCTTGCATTTATATCTTTACTCATAAAAAGACTTGGTACGCTTGTGCTTCATGATGAAATAAAAAATGTTGTTTGGGTTGGCGAGAGCGTGACGGAGGCTGCTATTAGGACCTTTGTTAAACGTGTCAGGGATAAAGTCGGCAGTAATTTTATAAAAAATGTTCCTGGGCTTGGTTACAAAATAGATAGAAGACTCTCCTAG